CCTGCGTGGCAgtggcccaggagctgcaggaactgatgctgctgctctgggatggcaaGGGGACATGTGTGCCGCTCTACTCTGGGATGTGGCAGGCGTTGTGGAAAgaactggaggagctgctgcagcgaggccacctgccctgctgtggcttgtccagctcctgcagaagccTCCATCCCTTCaagaggctgctcccagcaagattctccatccctgggagagccTCAAGGCCTGCAAGGATGGCACAGCAGGGGGGAGCCGCCATCCATGCAGGAACCTCAGGCTGTCAGAGCCCCTgcatcctgccaggagcctctgCAATCTCTGACAGCCTCCACCCCTCGCAGAGGCTCAGTGAGACctgtcagcctgcagaaggTGCAGAGCCCGTGGACAGGTCTCCCAGCTCCCTTGGACTCGCGGACTTCAACAACACGGGCCCAATCCTGACCATTGACGTGGCAGGGGAAAGCCCAGAAGTCCAAATGGGAGCCCAGCCCGATGCAGGGGAGCCGTCTCAGGAGAAGCTGGCGGAGCAGCAAGCGTCCTGGAGCCGGCAGTGGTCATCCCACAGCGGCCAGGACGCTGTGCCGGTTGTGCCAGCTGGCGACAGCTCGAGCCTGGTGGTGGAGACCAGCCTCCAGACACCAAGGAGGTTCCTCCATCTCCAGGAAGCTGCCCCAAGAGAGCCCTCGACTGCCAGGAAGGGCTTTCTAATAGCAGGTGAGATCTCCTGAGGAGCTGTCTGAGGCACCCCCGGGGCTCTCCAGGGGCacggccaggccaggccaggccagggcccctgagagcagcctaGTCGCTGGCTGTTTCCAGTGCCTCTGATGGCACGGCTTGAAAAAGGCCCGTCTgctttgcagctgctcctgggacgCCCCTGTGTGAAGCCTCGGGCTGTAGCCCCGGCCCTCGTCAAGAGGAGAGTCCAGCCCACGACGCCGGGGACGACGACGGTgccgccctgccccgctgcactggagctcctgcagccgcCTGTGCGCGcggccctggcccagctctgccgcTCGCCGGCCCGTCGGCCGCCGGGCGGCAGCCACTGCCCGGCGCgcagcaggaagcaggtgaGAGCAAGGCGGCCGGCGGTGGCCCGGCCCGCTTCACTGGCGGGCGCTTGCGGGGGGTTCCTGGGCGCAAGGCTGATGGCTCGCTCTTGGCCGCAgggcaaaagaagcagctgcaggagctgtaccAGCTGGGCCCGCAGCTGGGCAGCGGTGGCTTCGGCACCGTTTTCTCGGGCATCCGCCTCTCCGATGGGAGCCCGGTGAGTGGCCGCGATGGCCGGGCGTGGGAGGAGGGGCAGCGGTGGGGAGGGGCaaggctggagctcagccctgctctctcGATGGcttgcaggtggccatcaaaCGTGTGGCCCGGCAGAGCGTCCTGCAGTGGGTCGAGCTGGTGAgggagcggggccagcgggacagagcggtgcggggcgggcagggagaGTCCCGGGGCGCCGATTGGGAGTGGGAGGCGGCGGATGGCGGGGGCAGCGTGGGAGCCACGGCATCGCGGGCCTGGGCATGCCAAACGCCAGCggtggggccgggcagggggcaCCCCCAAGCATCCCCTGGGAGGGAGGAAACCCAAGCACCAGGGAGGCTGCGCAAGGGGGCACTGGGGCATCCCAGGCAGGGCGCGGCGCAGCCTCAGGGCAGCACCAGGCCTGCTGGGGGCActgatttcctcctcctcacagcccGACGGCACCCGCGTGCCCATGGAGATCGTGCTTATGGAG
The window above is part of the Vidua macroura isolate BioBank_ID:100142 chromosome 6, ASM2450914v1, whole genome shotgun sequence genome. Proteins encoded here:
- the LOC128809015 gene encoding serine/threonine-protein kinase pim-2-like encodes the protein MEPADTESKEEQAPQRLTEDARSPCGSQVPQASGDSSQAATCSREPPGQPLQLRPLRGRTSGCQSPCILPGASAISDSLHPSQRLSETCQPAEGAEPVDRSPSSLGLADFNNTGPILTIDVAGESPEVQMGAQPDAGEPSQEKLAEQQASWSRQWSSHSGQDAVPVVPAGDSSSLVVETSLQTPRRFLHLQEAAPREPSTARKGFLIAAAPGTPLCEASGCSPGPRQEESPAHDAGDDDGAALPRCTGAPAAACARGPGPALPLAGPSAAGRQPLPGAQQEAGQKKQLQELYQLGPQLGSGGFGTVFSGIRLSDGSPVAIKRVARQSVLQWVELPDGTRVPMEIVLMEKVGSDCHNIIQLLDWFELPDSFVLVMERPEASQDLLQFLQEHEFLCEEMARWLFYQVLEAVRHCTACGVLHRDIKPENLLVVPESGDLKLIDFGCGTFLQEQVFTRFAGTHAYSPPEWICLGCYHGHGATVWSLGVLLYVMVCGSLPFRDDHDIVLGQLFFWQQVSPECQHLIQWCLAKHPEDRPELEEILRHPWVQGRRF